One stretch of Manis pentadactyla isolate mManPen7 chromosome 10, mManPen7.hap1, whole genome shotgun sequence DNA includes these proteins:
- the LOC130678980 gene encoding nuclear envelope pore membrane protein POM 121-like — protein MSMAAPHSSSTTGTFSFGLGRSGRTGLKNPFWGALNPNSLGAAGQSTPSPFHVASPPQNTSGITAITSAFAAMTLTTSSGTSSSVFGGTTLLPIMSRVSAGPAGSGGFVIGMVPPHRSSTTGSFVFGSERSGRTGLKNPFWGALNLNSRGVAGQSTLSPFHVASTPQNTSGIAAITLGFGAMTQTTSSGTSNSVFGSTTSSPFMSGVSAGPSHSGGFGLSVAAPHSSSTTGAFGFGEDRVGALVARPLSGVA, from the exons atgagcatggctgccccccacagcagctccaccactgggacaTTCAGCTTTGGGttaggacggagtgggagaactggtctgaagaaccctttctggggagccttgaatccgaactccctgggtgcagctggccagagcacaccctctccCTTCCACGTGGCCAGCCCACCTCAGAACACGTCTGGGATTACAG ccatcacctcggcCTTTGCTGCTATGACCCTGACCACCAGCAGCGGGACCAGTAGCTCAGTGTTTGGCGGTACTACCTTATTGCCCATCAtgtccagggtgtcagcaggtccCGCTGGCAGTGGGGGTTTTGTGATCGGCATGGTTCCACCCCACAGAAGCTCCACCACTGGATCATTCGTATTTGGGTCAGAACGGAGTGgtagaactggtctcaagaaccctttctggggagccttgAATCTGAACTCCCGGGGTgtagctggccagagcacactcTCTCCCTTCCACGTGGCCAGCACACCTCAGAACACATCTGGgattgcag ccatcaccttggGCTTTGGAGCTatgacccagaccaccagcagtGGGACCAGTAATTCAGTGTTTGGCAGCACTACCTCATCGCCCTTCATGTCTGGTGTGTCAGCGGGCCCTTCtcacagtgggggctttgggttgagcgtggctgccccccacagcagctccaccactggggcattcgGCTTTGGGGAGGACAGAGTGGGAGCACTGGTGGCACGACCCCTTTCTGGGGTGGCTTGA